From one Rhopalosiphum padi isolate XX-2018 chromosome 2, ASM2088224v1, whole genome shotgun sequence genomic stretch:
- the LOC132921432 gene encoding 17-beta-hydroxysteroid dehydrogenase 13-like — protein sequence MAITRNKSFKQCQYKQIPANPIRLIFEILLCILLIIPAVMWATIKLFYKSPQKNISGQVVLVTGAARGLGRELCKRFHTLGAKVACVDIDGERCAETALIINRKGGTAKSYKVDVTDRQQIKTMHEAVIKELGPVDIVVNNAGIVLAHMYVNPESDQLIENLINVNLLGQIWINRELLPSMLERNHGQIVAISSMSSMSGLSGISTYTATKWATNGMMESLHNELRELKSAVVSTTVCPYFIETNPEISKHLKLRLPEMPTSFVGEIVMNGILENRRIFSVPNHFMFPVKLVRMLPDNLQRLINRIFYVNIIGFPKDIELMNRYRQ from the exons atggcaATTACAAGAAATAAATCTTTCAAACAATGTCAGTACAAGCAAATTCCAGCCAATCCAATAcgattaatatttgaaatattgttgtgcattttacttataataccGGCTGTTATGTGggcaacaataaaattattttataaatctccacaaaaaaatattagcgGACAAGTTGTTTTG gtTACCGGGGCCGCTAGGGGTTTGGGCCGCGAGCTTTGCAAAAGGTTTCACACGCTGGGCGCCAAAGTTGCTTGCGTTGACATCGACGGTGAAAGGTGCGCCGAGACGGCGTTAATAATCAATCGAAAAGGCGGAACGGCGAAGAGTTACAAAGTCGACGTGACCGACCGGCAACAAATAAAGACCATGCACGAGGCCGTTATAAAAGAACTAGGTCCTGTGGACATAGTGGTGAACAACGCGGGCATTGTATTGGCCCATATGTACGTCAATCCCGAATCAGATCAGCTTATCGAAAACTTGATCAACGTCAATCTCCTTGGACAAATTTGG atCAATAGAGAATTATTGCCCTCGATGTTGGAACGAAATCACGGACAAATTGTCGCTATATCATCTATGTCATCGATGAGTGGATTGTCTGGAATATCTACGTACACAGCCACCAAATGGGCGacaaatg GCATGATGGAGAGTTTGCATAATGAACTGAGAGAACTGAAATCAGCCGTCGTATCAACAACGGTGTGCCCGTATTTTATAGAAACTAATCCGGAAATATCTAAACATTTAAAGCTCag attACCAGAAATGCCCACATCTTTTGTTGGTGAAATCGTCATGAATGGTATACTAGAAAATCGAAGAATTTTTTCAGTTCCCAATCACTTTATGTTTCCGGTTAAACTTGTAAG AATGTTACCCGATAACCTACAGCGGTTAATCAACAGGATATTTTATGTGAATATCATTGGATTTCCAAAAGATATAGAATTGATGAACAGATATCGGCAATAG
- the LOC132921431 gene encoding uncharacterized protein LOC132921431, with the protein MVVALRIVCVLAVFCGALQAAPTVTYDQRQHGEFNLQVDVDDVAIVLLASDELAQRGILQNSNKMYQILGRRNGVKLKKKHQKKPVNCMTTTVNPEVPYSELPSSTSYLLTSSQGYDELYSTSTSSQEKLQDIIPAAAASLVFETNVPTALDSLNTTSSDSYSTVITPTPFVNSSEIEPLKTIEKPTVVGGAVETNNNTEMVAIQTIEKSTNVTSLQASDISKGSKTDVKTIGALSTNFEENPVSVSSDVKIVDKITNDKIIKVDDTPAKDSNTEDKSNEMTTVRILETIEIKEVKPAEMIVIKTMKKSTNGGPIPEEFVDESVVDASRVNVLETQVNTKITSEPTEMIAMKTIEKPTFSEVLKVVKNPMNAADAVKSADTQANKTTSVDLNKSPVELVAMKTMESPHTTVRTTTSIEKSGITISTKVVEIQEDTKMPSVENIVSRSAPKQTEMIAMKPVENSATVKSVISVKTVIKPGIQKSTLSSNSSLIMRKVGDRKPLPTITLEVATPKVL; encoded by the coding sequence ATGGTGGTTGCGTTGCGGATTGTTTGTGTTTTAGCAGTTTTCTGTGGAGCCCTGCAGGCCGCTCCAACGGTCACGTACGACCAGAGGCAACATGGTGAATTCAATTTGCAGGTGGATGTAGACGATGTCGCTATAGTATTGTTGGCGAGCGACGAGCTCGCCCAAAGAGGTATACTGCAGAATAgcaataaaatgtatcaaatattaGGGCGCCGCAACGGcgtcaaattgaaaaaaaagcatCAAAAGAAACCGGTGAACTGCATGACAACAACGGTTAACCCAGAAGTGCCCTACAGCGAATTACCGTCGTCAACATCATATCTTCTGACATCATCACAGGGATACGATGAATTGTACTCAACGTCGACTTCGAGCCAAGAAAAATTACAGGATATAATACCCGCGGCTGCTGCGTCACTCGTGTTTGAAACAAATGTTCCGACCGCTCTCGATAGTTTAAACACCACAAGTAGCGACTCATATTCTACAGTTATAACACCAACTCCGTTTGTTAACTCGTCTGAAATAGAACCTCTAAAAACCATAGAAAAACCTACAGTAGTAGGTGGTGCCGttgaaaccaataataatacagaaatgGTTGCGATACAAACAATAGAAAAATCTACAAATGTAACAAGCTTGCAGGCATCAGACATTTCAAAAGGTTCGAAGACTGACGTTAAAACAATTGGTGCACTTTCAACAAATTTTGAAGAAAATCCTGTAAGCGTATCATCCGATGTAAAAATAGTAGACAAAATTACTaatgacaaaattattaaagtcGACGATACCCCGGCAAAGGATTCGAACACTGAAGATAAATCAAATGAAATGACTACTGTAAGAATATTAGAAACTATAGAAATCAAGGAAGTAAAACCCGCCGAGATGATCGTtataaaaactatgaaaaaatcTACGAACGGCGGTCCGATACCCGAAGAGTTCGTTGACGAATCTGTAGTGGACGCATCGCGTGTAAATGTTTTGGAAACGcaagtaaatacaaaaataactagTGAACCTACAGAAATGATTGCCATGAAAACTATAGAAAAACCAACATTTTCCGAAGTCTTAAAGGTCGTAAAAAACCCTATGAATGCGGCCGATGCAGTTAAATCTGCAGATACCCAAGCTAATAAAACGACTTCGGTAGATTTGAATAAAAGTCCTGTAGAATTAGTCGCTATGAAAACAATGGAAAGCCCACATACTACTGTAAGGACAACAACTTCTATAGAAAAGTCTGGAATTACAATAAGTACTAAGGTAGTGGAGATACAAGAAGACACAAAAATGCCTTCAGTAGAAAATATAGTCTCAAGGTCTGCTCCAAAACAAACGGAAATGATCGCCATGAAGCCAGTAGAAAATTCGGCGACGGTAAAAAGTGTAATTTCCGTAAAAACTGTGATCAAACCTGGAATTCAAAAGTCAACACTGTCATCAAACAGTTCCTTGATCATGCGTAAGGTAGGCGATCGTAAACCGTTGCCCACAATCACATTAGAAGTGGCAACTCCAAAAGTATTGTAG